A window from Rana temporaria chromosome 8, aRanTem1.1, whole genome shotgun sequence encodes these proteins:
- the LOC120910651 gene encoding zinc finger protein OZF-like translates to MEMYLPVFLSIEDTIDPGQFSKFICSNSFSCPECGKCFSEKSRLYRHQILHLDRKTYSCPECEKTFLHNSSLFKHRRSHTGEKPYSCSECEKSFSHKANFDRHQKSHTGEKPNSCPVCKKSFLQKHDLYRHQRTHTGEKPYICTECGKCFSRTSGLYKHQRWHTGEKPYSCLECGKCFSDKSHLYSHQRSHTGVKPLSCLECGKCFSEKSHLYSHQRSHTGEKPHSCPECGKCFSEKSNLYRHQRLHTGEKPYSCPECGKCFSDKSSVYKHQRTHTGERPYFCLECGKSFSRTSNLYAHQKMHTGEKPHVCFECGKRFRKNADLVTHQRSHTGEKPYSCPECGKRFSERSTLNKHLRLHIGEKPYSCPECGKCFTQKYNLYRHQRLHTGEKPFSCSECGKCFSQETVGKWKEIGFREQQGAHNLHFGIQNHLTDQMHKWYITW, encoded by the exons ATGGAGATGTATCTGCCTGTATtcctcagcattgaggacaccattgatcctggccAATTCTCCAAATTCATTTGCAGCAAt agcttttcctgtcctgagtgcgggaaatgtttttcagagaagtctcgTCTTTATagacatcagattttgcacttggATAGGAAGACCTATTCCTGTCCCGAGTGTGAGAAAACTTTTCTTCATAACTCCTCCCTATTCaaacatcggagatctcacacgggtgagaagccgtattcctgttctgagtgcgagaAAAGTTTTTCGCACAAGGCCAATTTCGAcagacatcagaaatctcacacgggtgagaagccaaaTTCCTGCCCTGTGTGCAAGAAAAGTTTTTTACAGAAGCatgatctttacagacatcagagaacgCATACAGGGGAGAAACCATATATCTgtactgagtgcggaaaatgtttctcCAGGACATCCGGTCTTTACAAGCATCAGAGATggcacacgggggagaaaccgtattcctgtcttgagtgcgggaaatgtttttcagacaaatCTCATCTTTATagccatcagagatctcacacgggagtgaagccactttcctgtcttgagtgcggtaaatgtttttcagagaagtctcaTCTTTATAgccatcagaggtctcacacgggtgagaagccgcattcctgtccagagtgtgggaaatgtttttccgagaagtccaatctttacagacatcagagattgcacacgggggagaagccgtattcctgtcctgagtgcgggaaatgtttttcggatAAGTCCAGtgtttacaaac atcaaagGACTCATACAGGTGAAAGGCCGTATTTCTGTCTTGAGTGCGGAAAAAGTTTTTCAAGAACGTCCAATCTTTACGCGCATCAAAAaatgcacacgggggagaagccacatgTCTGTTTtgagtgcgggaaacgttttAGAAAAAATGCAGACCTTgtgacacatcagagatctcacacgggggagaagccgtattcctgtcctgagtgtgggaaacgtTTTTCAGAAAGGTCCACTCTTAACAAACATCTGAGATTGCACataggagagaagccgtattcctgtcctgagtgtgggaaatgttttacacagaagtacaatctttacagacatcagagattgcacacgggggagaagcctttttcctgttctgagtgcggaaaatgtttttcacagga AACAGTTGGAAAGTGGAAAGAGATTGGGTTCCGGGAGCAACAGGGTGCACACAATTTACACTTCGGAATACAGAATCACCTCACAGATCAGATGCATAAGTGGTACATCACATGGTAA